From a region of the Candidatus Kryptoniota bacterium genome:
- a CDS encoding T9SS type A sorting domain-containing protein: protein MTCHSENRGHAGVAIFRRSFEPIIAALVIATFSIVKTDAQAGKSYHDTARFTPSLASADSFMIVLFPDIQNMVQYDHARWESMPNWVRDNNSNRNIKAVIGLGDNINEPVDSELNEAVKGWNVIDSTGLPYVVCIGNHDYDSLNSSGSRADTKFNKLFGPSHYGGKYWFGGACPDSTQNYYITFSIQNQQYLILALEFFPRKSVLSWADSVLDCHPEAEVILATHAYLEDQENRISFEYGPQAYKLDNSSNSGDSLWENFIRKNRNIGLVVCGHMVEESYNLEDMVSPDLDGFNVDQLVADYQNFPLNPNGYGLGDGNGDGCMVILEYHPRDSISVNSFSALPVGAAPTPGECVMPWPGSTTSTRIGRNGDAVPRSCSLYQNYPNPFNPSTVITYQLPANCFVTLELIDVLGREIKTLVNEHQDAGKHVVSFNGTNLPSGVYFYRLSAGSLTGQAGTFIETKKLLLMK from the coding sequence GTGACTTGCCATAGTGAGAACAGGGGGCATGCCGGCGTGGCGATATTCCGGCGATCATTTGAGCCGATAATAGCTGCACTCGTGATTGCCACCTTCTCAATTGTTAAGACCGATGCGCAAGCGGGCAAAAGTTACCATGATACGGCGAGATTCACACCAAGTTTGGCAAGTGCGGATTCATTCATGATCGTTCTTTTCCCGGATATCCAGAACATGGTACAATACGACCATGCGCGCTGGGAGAGCATGCCGAATTGGGTCAGAGACAATAATTCGAACCGGAACATTAAAGCCGTGATTGGTCTGGGAGACAATATTAATGAGCCCGTGGACAGTGAGTTGAACGAAGCGGTGAAAGGTTGGAATGTAATCGATAGTACAGGATTGCCTTATGTCGTTTGTATAGGGAACCACGATTACGATTCTCTGAATAGCTCAGGATCGAGAGCTGATACCAAGTTCAATAAGTTATTCGGGCCTAGTCACTATGGTGGCAAGTATTGGTTCGGAGGTGCCTGCCCGGACTCCACACAGAATTACTACATAACTTTTTCAATACAGAATCAGCAGTATTTGATTTTGGCATTGGAATTTTTTCCCCGCAAGTCCGTTTTGAGTTGGGCGGACTCTGTTCTTGACTGTCACCCAGAGGCAGAGGTCATTCTTGCCACTCATGCATATCTTGAGGATCAAGAAAACCGAATCTCGTTTGAGTATGGCCCCCAGGCATACAAGTTGGACAACTCCTCAAACAGCGGTGACAGTCTCTGGGAAAACTTCATAAGGAAGAATCGGAACATAGGATTGGTGGTTTGTGGGCATATGGTTGAGGAATCCTACAACCTTGAGGATATGGTTTCGCCCGATCTCGATGGCTTTAACGTCGACCAATTGGTAGCAGACTATCAAAACTTTCCCTTGAATCCAAACGGGTACGGTCTAGGAGACGGAAACGGCGACGGTTGCATGGTGATATTGGAATATCATCCGCGCGACAGCATTTCAGTAAATAGTTTTTCCGCTTTACCCGTAGGGGCCGCTCCAACTCCCGGTGAATGTGTGATGCCTTGGCCGGGGAGTACAACATCGACACGTATTGGCAGAAATGGAGATGCCGTTCCCAGGTCTTGCTCACTTTATCAGAACTATCCGAATCCGTTCAACCCTTCAACAGTCATCACTTACCAGTTGCCGGCGAACTGCTTTGTGACATTAGAGCTCATTGATGTACTCGGTAGAGAAATCAAAACACTAGTCAATGAACATCAAGACGCAGGGAAACACGTCGTAAGCTTCAACGGTACCAACTTACCCAGCGGAGTATACTTCTACAGACTTTCCGCAGGATCCCTTACGGGACAAGCAGGAACATTCATTGAAACCAAGAAGCTATTGCTGATGAAATGA
- a CDS encoding T9SS type A sorting domain-containing protein, whose translation MKNILRLMVLVAAVFICTSPSVAQWVQTNGPSGGPVRGFAENGSALFVATSGGVFLSSNGGANWSAVNSGLAELSITCIAVSESQLFVGAANNSIFRSTDDGATWSAVNLPVSNPEANCFCADNTDLYAGTRHGIFRSTDNGASWTAVDSGLTSLDVRSLGVNGSSVFAGTLPWPGGTLQNVLFVSTDKGTSWTPINIGLTIPGVFCITFSSSSIFAGTIGYVLRSTNNGLSWSEADSGMSIGGYTVESIIAKGTEIFAAIDGGGIYRSTNNGASWTKVSSDAMDPNVHRVFVSGSNLLAGTENRGVFLSTDEGATWTNTSSGMANAFISCLVSSGTSLFAGGFGGTLSVSSDGGTHWACINSNLPTRTGILSLATDGTSLLVGSWQGIFVSSDNGTSWNAIDTGLTNKVVISILASDSVLLAGTTGGLFRSSNYGRSWAPVNSEYTKSSLTAFATIGSVIFAGTDSDGVLRSVDAGMNWTQVDSGITRLDIYSFAVIGSYLFAGTYNQIFRSTDFGASWTNTSSGLTGSAISLAAGNDALVAGTSDGVFVFSDSGIIWSAINTGLIDSQVLALSVCGNNVFAGAGGAGVWRRPLSEIIVNVHPSLEKIPIAYQLDQSYPNPFNPTTTINYKLPANAFVTLKVYDVLGRAVQTLVGERQTAGNHSVTFNASNLPSGVYFYRLSAGSLTGQAGTFSETKKLLLMK comes from the coding sequence ATGAAAAACATCCTTCGTCTCATGGTGTTGGTCGCTGCTGTCTTCATTTGCACGAGTCCTTCGGTTGCTCAATGGGTACAGACAAACGGACCCTCCGGCGGTCCTGTGCGTGGTTTTGCAGAAAACGGTTCCGCGCTCTTTGTAGCCACGTCGGGCGGCGTCTTCCTTTCGTCCAACGGTGGGGCGAATTGGTCCGCAGTCAATTCAGGGTTGGCGGAGTTATCTATCACTTGTATTGCTGTCAGTGAATCCCAACTCTTTGTCGGCGCTGCTAACAACAGTATTTTCCGTTCCACCGATGATGGCGCAACCTGGTCCGCGGTAAATCTCCCGGTGTCGAATCCTGAGGCAAATTGCTTTTGCGCTGATAACACTGACCTGTACGCTGGCACGAGGCACGGGATATTTCGTTCTACAGACAATGGAGCAAGCTGGACAGCAGTCGATTCCGGACTGACCAGTCTTGACGTTCGTTCTCTAGGTGTGAATGGTAGCAGTGTCTTCGCCGGAACACTGCCGTGGCCTGGTGGGACGTTGCAGAATGTGCTCTTCGTCTCCACGGACAAAGGAACAAGCTGGACTCCAATCAACATCGGATTAACCATACCGGGTGTTTTCTGTATCACCTTCAGCAGCTCCAGCATATTCGCAGGGACAATTGGTTATGTGCTTCGGTCAACGAACAATGGGTTGAGCTGGTCTGAGGCTGACTCAGGGATGTCCATCGGGGGATACACCGTTGAGTCTATCATAGCAAAAGGCACGGAGATTTTTGCAGCCATAGATGGCGGCGGCATCTACCGTTCAACGAATAATGGCGCCAGCTGGACGAAAGTCTCTTCAGATGCAATGGACCCGAACGTTCATCGTGTTTTTGTGAGCGGCTCCAATCTTCTTGCAGGAACCGAGAATCGGGGTGTTTTTCTTTCCACTGATGAGGGTGCGACTTGGACGAACACCAGTTCGGGAATGGCAAATGCATTCATCTCGTGCCTTGTCTCCAGCGGGACTAGCCTCTTTGCGGGCGGTTTCGGAGGAACCCTGTCTGTTTCCAGCGACGGCGGAACACACTGGGCTTGCATCAATTCCAATTTGCCAACAAGGACAGGTATTCTTTCGCTTGCGACAGATGGTACTAGTCTTCTTGTCGGCAGCTGGCAGGGAATATTTGTCTCCAGTGACAACGGGACGAGTTGGAACGCAATAGACACCGGCTTGACAAATAAGGTCGTCATCTCAATACTCGCATCTGATTCGGTCCTCTTAGCAGGGACAACCGGCGGCCTCTTTCGTTCTAGCAATTATGGCAGAAGTTGGGCTCCGGTAAATTCAGAATACACGAAATCATCGCTTACTGCATTCGCTACGATTGGGTCTGTCATATTCGCAGGCACAGATTCAGACGGGGTGCTTCGTTCAGTTGATGCCGGAATGAATTGGACTCAAGTCGACTCCGGAATTACACGACTTGATATATACTCATTTGCGGTGATCGGTTCGTATCTTTTTGCCGGAACTTACAATCAGATTTTTCGATCCACCGACTTCGGTGCGAGCTGGACCAATACGTCTTCAGGATTGACCGGTTCCGCTATTTCTCTTGCCGCAGGCAACGATGCCCTGGTCGCGGGCACTTCTGATGGTGTATTTGTTTTTTCCGATAGCGGTATTATCTGGAGCGCAATCAATACCGGACTGATAGACAGTCAAGTTCTTGCCCTTAGTGTCTGCGGGAATAATGTCTTCGCAGGGGCAGGCGGCGCAGGAGTGTGGAGAAGGCCGTTATCGGAAATCATTGTCAATGTACACCCCTCGTTGGAGAAGATACCCATAGCATATCAACTTGATCAGAGCTATCCCAACCCATTCAACCCCACAACGACTATTAACTACAAGTTACCCGCAAACGCTTTTGTGACATTGAAGGTTTATGATGTTCTCGGAAGGGCAGTGCAGACGCTAGTCGGTGAGCGCCAGACCGCAGGCAATCATTCAGTGACTTTCAATGCAAGCAATCTACCAAGCGGAGTATACTTCTACAGACTTTCCGCAGGATCCCTTACGGGACAAGCAGGAACATTCAGTGAAACCAAGAAGCTGTTGCTGATGAAATGA